A window of the Lactuca sativa cultivar Salinas chromosome 5, Lsat_Salinas_v11, whole genome shotgun sequence genome harbors these coding sequences:
- the LOC111891595 gene encoding uncharacterized protein At4g08330, chloroplastic encodes MNDACCSCGYQLNLSSANRIIGTTSKYRESMKKGVISFQSIDLSRFTQVDEVSCFPFYLGRNDTKTKLMCRQCGVHIGYGYRDGNAQCVFDSRVGSDPSYKKVVMKIRALQPSDIDG; translated from the exons ATGAATGATGCTTG TTGTTCGTGTGGATACCAATTGAACTTATCATCTGCGAATCGGATAATTGGAACAACCTCCAAATACCGTGAATCCATGAAGAAAGGTGTGATCTCCTTTCAATCCATTGATCTGAGTCGCTTCACTCAGGTTGATGAGGTGTCTTGCTTTCCATTTTATTTGGGTCGTAATGATACAAAAACCAAGCTTATGTGTCGCCAGTGTGGTGTTCATATCGGATATGGGTATAGAGATGGAAATGCTCAATGCGTTTTTGATTCACGGGTTGGATCCGACCCATCTTACAAGAAGGTGGTGATGAAGATTCGAGCTTTACAACCTTCAGATATCGATGGCTAA